Proteins from a single region of Xyrauchen texanus isolate HMW12.3.18 chromosome 7, RBS_HiC_50CHRs, whole genome shotgun sequence:
- the LOC127646156 gene encoding photoreceptor ankyrin repeat protein-like — MAAVQSSAYDDTNLGSGPDEDDSEISLLREELDSGSVLSEDSVFPDYEHEDGKKGTANTLYEACVQNDAQALKRVLECGVARDEVMEVDINGWNGLMVAAYKGFLPIVYGLHGCPHLDINHQDNDGNTALMVAAQAGHASICNFIMNYFPGADTEIRDNRGFTALIKAAIQGRDDAVAALIMHGADVNAVDSNRGKCARDWALKTGRFDTLRRLRRLALRPTAEQFCDTYIPEWPKLKVLVAKETANKTAGQKLTHRFKSTFGFSFPRDPQDNGVMDHMVRMTTSLRSPLIATATRPLCPSSPPEVGKRRLAVAELVQRHSGTELEEGSHCHRNNSITSISPSVHSTGSVSMSCCADTERRSSVLSIAQSGLRSFIPRSVASRRNSIFPSGCVPQIKVTKSSEPTPKKEKKNKREKGYLEPPKWKYKEAKEQKKKEKKALKEKEEKEKKSKDKKKRKKKHED; from the exons ATGGCAGCAGTCCAGAGCTCTGCTTATGATGACACAAACCTTGGGTCAGGCCCCGATGAGGATGACTCAGAAATTTCATTGTTAAGGGAAGAGTTGGATTCGGGAAGCGTGCTCTCTGAGGATTCTGTTTTCCCTGATTACGAACACGAAGATGGAAAAAAGGGAACTGCCAACACTCTGTATGAAGCCTGCGTCCAAAATGACGCACAAGCACTGAAGAGAGTGTTGGAGTGTGGTGTGGCCCGGGACGAGGTCATGGAAGTTGACATTAATGGCTGG AATGGGTTGATGGTGGCAGCATATAAAGGCTTCCTTCCGATTGTTTATGGGCTGCATGGCTGTCCGCATCTGGACATTAACCACCAAGACAACGATGGCAACACTGCTCTAATGGTTGCAGCACAAGCTG GTCACGCCTCCATATGTAATTTCATCATGAATTACTTTCCCGGAGCAGACACAGAGATCAGAGACAACAGAGGATTCACTGCTCTCATTAAAGCTGCCATACAGGGCAGGGATGATGCGGTGGCAGCTCTTATAATGCATG GTGCGGATGTGAATGCTGTAGACTCAAACCGTGGGAAATGTGCACGTGACTGGGCGCTGAAAACAGGTCGCTTTGACACACTGCGTCGCCTGCGCCGCCTTGCATTACGCCCCACAGCAGAACAGTTTTGTGACACCTACATCCCTGAGTGGCCTAAACTTAAGGTATTGGTCGCAAAAGAAACAGCCAATAAGACTGCTGGCCAGAAGCTGACTCATCGATTCAAGAGCACATTCGGTTTCAGCTTCCCACGTGACCCGCAGGACAATGGTGTCATGGATCACATGGTGCGTATGACCACCAGCCTTCGCAGCCCACTCATAGCCACGGCAACACGCCCGCTGTGCCCAAGCAGCCCTCCAGAGGTGGGCAAACGGCGGCTGGCTGTGGCTGAGCTGGTTCAGAGGCACTCAGGGACAGAGCTGGAAGAGGGTTCACATTGCCATAGAAACAACTCCATCACAAGCATTTCTCCCTCTGTCCACTCGACAGGATCTGTTTCTATGTCCTGCTGTGCTGATACAGAGAGGCGTAGCAGTGTGCTGTCCATTGCTCAGTCTGGTTTACGCTCTTTCATCCCTCGTAGTGTAGCATCAAGACGCAACAGCATTTTCCCTTCGGGCTGTGTTCCACAGATTAAAGTCACCAAGTCTTCTGAGCCCACCCCAAAGAAGGAGAAAAAGAATAAAAGAGAAAAGGGTTACCTGGAGCCTCCAAAGTGGAAGTACAAGGAGGCCAAGGAGCAgaagaagaaagagaagaaagcACTGAAAGAAAAGGAAGAGAAGGAGAAGAAAAGCAAAgataagaaaaaaaggaaaaaaaaacatgaggacTGA